A portion of the Thermoflexus hugenholtzii JAD2 genome contains these proteins:
- a CDS encoding glycosyltransferase family 4 protein: protein MRIALVVPRYGDQILGGAESMARGFAEAAFQRGWEVEVWTTCARSHYTWENVYPAGVERENGVIIRRFPVEAWNRERWVELEIRLAQKGNLSPAEAYDWLDSGPHSPALYAYIKRNSTNYDAIIALPYPAPLVHYAAWSADNHVILWPCLHDEPYAYLEPVRLLLESVWGVMFLSPEEAELALHRLRVRPPKYAILGGGISLIVGGKTDSQGEQFADYILYAGRLEEGKNVPLLYEYVRGYSEERGGIRLVVIGEGPIKPPRHPAFIYLGFVSEERKVSLYRGALALCHPSLQESFSITIMESWLAGRPVLVHEDCPVTKGHVQRSKGGLWFRTYEEFAGALDWLRAHPELAARMGENGRRYVLSNYTWSVILDRFETIIGDWKVS from the coding sequence ATGCGGATCGCACTCGTCGTTCCCCGGTATGGCGATCAGATCCTGGGCGGCGCCGAATCCATGGCCCGGGGTTTCGCCGAGGCGGCATTCCAGCGGGGATGGGAAGTGGAGGTCTGGACGACCTGCGCGCGCAGCCATTATACCTGGGAGAACGTTTACCCGGCCGGAGTGGAACGGGAAAACGGGGTCATCATCCGCCGGTTTCCCGTGGAGGCATGGAACCGAGAGCGTTGGGTGGAACTGGAAATCCGGCTGGCACAGAAAGGAAATTTATCTCCTGCAGAAGCCTATGATTGGTTGGATAGTGGTCCTCATAGTCCTGCATTATACGCTTATATTAAGCGCAATAGCACAAATTATGATGCGATCATAGCGCTGCCTTATCCGGCGCCTTTGGTTCACTATGCAGCTTGGTCTGCTGACAATCATGTTATCCTTTGGCCGTGTCTTCATGATGAGCCCTATGCGTATTTGGAGCCCGTTCGGTTGCTCCTGGAGAGCGTGTGGGGAGTGATGTTCCTCTCCCCCGAAGAAGCCGAGTTGGCTCTTCATCGTCTCCGGGTTCGCCCTCCAAAATATGCGATTCTTGGCGGAGGGATCAGCCTGATTGTTGGAGGGAAAACGGATTCACAGGGCGAACAATTTGCCGATTACATCCTCTATGCCGGCAGGTTAGAGGAAGGGAAAAACGTCCCCTTGCTCTACGAATATGTGCGGGGCTATTCTGAAGAGAGAGGAGGGATTCGTCTGGTAGTGATTGGCGAGGGGCCAATAAAGCCGCCGAGGCACCCAGCTTTTATATACTTGGGGTTTGTGTCTGAAGAAAGAAAAGTTTCCCTTTATAGAGGTGCCCTTGCCCTTTGCCACCCCTCGTTGCAAGAGAGTTTCTCCATAACGATTATGGAATCCTGGCTGGCGGGTCGACCGGTGCTGGTGCATGAAGACTGTCCGGTGACGAAAGGACATGTCCAGCGCAGCAAAGGAGGGTTGTGGTTTCGGACTTATGAGGAATTTGCTGGCGCGCTGGATTGGCTTCGGGCTCATCCAGAACTGGCGGCACGGATGGGTGAGAACGGGAGGCGCTATGTGTTAAGCAATTATACCTGGTCGGTAATCCTGGATCGCTTTGAAACCATCATTGGGGATTGGAAGGTATCATGA
- a CDS encoding glycosyltransferase, translating to MKGKRGLHQFIVGATPGDAITDQAFVIRRWLQEAGFLSQIYAESIHPSLFGKVKPYRDYLPSQPGELVILHHSIGSDLVEYLLSQEVRFLIIYHNLTPPDFFQPFDPWLASQVQRGREQLHHLRLRTVLALGDSSFNESELRQAGYVHTGVLPIVLDPAQYDLEPNPNLLTRYQGNGVKLLFVGRLAPNKRQEDLIKLLWYYRRIDPEARLFLVGSPWIPSYTEWLRELVEMLDLAESVTFAGHVSQRDLVTFYHLADIYVSMSEHEGFGKPLIESMYFGIPVLAYAAAGVPETMGGAGVLFRKKDYEALAELVDIIVKDETLRNRIVARERERVKEFLEPAVRRKWEQYLNFAMER from the coding sequence ATGAAGGGTAAACGGGGGCTCCATCAGTTTATCGTCGGAGCGACACCTGGAGATGCGATCACAGATCAAGCTTTTGTGATCCGGCGCTGGCTTCAGGAGGCCGGTTTTCTATCACAAATCTACGCTGAAAGTATTCATCCTTCCCTCTTCGGGAAAGTAAAGCCCTATCGGGATTATCTCCCGTCTCAGCCCGGCGAACTGGTAATCCTGCATCACAGCATTGGCTCAGACCTGGTTGAATACCTGCTCAGCCAGGAGGTGCGGTTTCTGATCATTTATCACAACCTAACTCCTCCAGACTTTTTTCAACCTTTTGATCCTTGGCTGGCCAGCCAGGTCCAAAGGGGAAGAGAGCAACTCCATCACCTGCGCCTGCGCACTGTATTGGCCTTAGGAGATTCTTCTTTCAACGAGTCGGAGTTGCGTCAGGCTGGTTATGTCCATACTGGTGTATTGCCCATTGTTCTGGATCCCGCTCAATACGACCTAGAGCCGAATCCAAATCTGCTGACCCGATATCAAGGAAACGGGGTAAAACTTTTATTCGTAGGGCGTCTTGCGCCCAATAAGCGGCAGGAGGATCTGATCAAGCTGCTCTGGTATTACCGGCGCATTGATCCAGAAGCCCGTCTGTTCCTGGTGGGCTCGCCCTGGATACCCTCCTACACGGAATGGTTGCGGGAATTGGTGGAGATGCTTGACCTTGCGGAGTCTGTAACCTTTGCTGGGCACGTCTCTCAGCGGGACCTGGTCACCTTTTACCATCTGGCGGACATCTATGTTTCCATGAGCGAGCACGAGGGATTTGGCAAGCCATTGATAGAGAGCATGTATTTTGGCATCCCCGTGCTCGCTTATGCGGCGGCGGGGGTTCCGGAAACGATGGGAGGAGCGGGTGTGCTGTTTCGGAAAAAAGATTACGAGGCGCTGGCTGAACTGGTGGACATAATCGTGAAAGATGAGACGCTCAGAAACCGGATTGTCGCGCGGGAGCGGGAGCGGGTCAAAGAGTTCCTTGAGCCTGCGGTGCGTCGGAAGTGGGAGCAATATCTTAATTTCGCTATGGAGAGATAA
- a CDS encoding DUF4214 domain-containing protein gives MAHVRVIMRLLFEWGKLVLQAHQWPDDRLFVRTVYRACLRREPDRDGEAFYLTALHRGSMSKLDVLRSVLESNEFKQIYGLPVHPLNALHQARMMLIRTHLPMARVIVDLGGTAEDHPEGALLAMGYP, from the coding sequence ATGGCCCACGTCCGGGTAATTATGCGCCTCTTGTTTGAATGGGGCAAATTGGTTTTGCAAGCACATCAGTGGCCGGATGACCGTCTTTTTGTGAGGACAGTTTACAGGGCATGCCTGAGGCGCGAGCCGGATAGGGATGGTGAAGCCTTCTATCTGACGGCGCTTCACCGGGGAAGCATGAGCAAGTTGGATGTCCTGCGCTCGGTGCTGGAATCCAACGAATTTAAGCAAATCTATGGCCTACCTGTTCATCCGCTGAACGCGCTACATCAGGCAAGAATGATGCTGATCCGGACGCATTTACCCATGGCCAGGGTGATTGTAGACCTGGGCGGAACAGCAGAAGACCATCCAGAGGGGGCTCTCCTCGCGATGGGTTATCCTTGA
- a CDS encoding class I SAM-dependent methyltransferase — MIVCAEVFRILRPGGYFCLDTPNATLTRLQSPNLLIRPEHKKEYMVKEIREMLEQHGFVIVQALGICPMPESLRRKMFDPKELVRNIGLSENPEEGYLFFIKAIKPHIFSEEVG, encoded by the coding sequence TTGATTGTCTGTGCAGAAGTATTTCGGATTCTGAGGCCAGGCGGTTATTTTTGCCTGGATACGCCTAATGCCACCCTGACGCGTTTGCAATCTCCCAATCTTCTGATTCGTCCCGAACATAAGAAAGAATATATGGTCAAAGAAATACGTGAGATGTTGGAACAACATGGTTTTGTGATTGTGCAAGCCCTCGGAATTTGCCCGATGCCGGAAAGTCTAAGGCGAAAGATGTTTGATCCGAAAGAATTGGTTCGCAACATCGGCTTAAGCGAAAATCCTGAAGAAGGTTATCTGTTCTTTATCAAGGCAATCAAGCCCCACATTTTTTCAGAGGAAGTAGGATGA